One Stenotrophomonas maltophilia DNA window includes the following coding sequences:
- a CDS encoding TetR/AcrR family transcriptional regulator: protein MTPKTAVAPTSEDPAAAHAEAQRRRILDAAQKCFITRGFHAGSIGDIAAEAEISQGLMYRYFANKRALILALIERQLLHDQASISEMPAASDLIDGLLECYQQWARGEVLPIHGNAIASVALYAEINAEAHRDPVLAGVLRTHDKQTSAAIHAWLRQRDVDQGRIVDEEQIAGRTLLLRLLVEGLAMRAVRDPDLPPARVRALLADAIGRVMAN, encoded by the coding sequence ATGACGCCGAAAACCGCCGTAGCACCAACTTCCGAAGATCCCGCCGCCGCCCATGCCGAAGCCCAGCGCCGCCGCATCCTCGACGCTGCCCAGAAGTGCTTCATCACCCGCGGATTCCATGCCGGTTCGATCGGCGACATCGCCGCCGAAGCCGAGATCAGCCAGGGGCTGATGTATCGCTATTTCGCCAACAAGCGCGCCCTGATCCTGGCCCTGATCGAGCGCCAGCTGCTCCACGACCAGGCCTCGATCAGCGAGATGCCGGCGGCGTCGGATCTGATTGATGGGCTGCTGGAGTGCTACCAGCAATGGGCACGCGGCGAGGTGCTGCCGATCCACGGCAATGCCATTGCCAGCGTGGCCCTGTATGCAGAGATCAATGCCGAGGCGCATCGCGATCCGGTGCTGGCGGGGGTGCTGCGTACCCATGACAAGCAGACCAGTGCCGCGATCCATGCCTGGCTGCGCCAGCGTGATGTCGATCAGGGCCGGATCGTGGATGAAGAGCAGATTGCCGGCAGGACCCTGCTGCTGCGGCTGCTGGTGGAGGGCCTGGCGATGCGTGCGGTACGCGATCCGGACCTGCCGCCGGCGCGGGTGCGCGCCCTGCTGGCCGATGCCATTGGGCGGGTCATGGCCAATTGA
- a CDS encoding tyrosine-protein phosphatase, with amino-acid sequence MKTRHTELALALMLSLPLAATAVAADAPQAVSTKATAAANVKPVAADAQRVIALQGAWNVRTFAGLQGRHGPIPADAFVRTADLGRLTDADRDALAAAGVKLDIDLRTADEEAQSPDLLAGDDRFAYQRISLMGTEKMDLQKMMSSFPDSLGEAYVQWLGHSQPQFKQVFQRIAAQQDGAVLFHCTAGKDRTGIIAGLLLDLAGVPKAEIVHNYAISAHYLEGQPKDSVMNAQIMALIKQNPEIARKMAGMSGTAPDNMEQFLAALHSQYGGAEGYLKSIGVSEQEIQQLKVRLGQAG; translated from the coding sequence ATGAAGACCCGCCATACCGAACTCGCCCTGGCCCTGATGCTGAGCCTGCCGCTGGCGGCGACGGCTGTTGCCGCCGATGCGCCGCAGGCCGTTTCCACGAAGGCGACGGCCGCCGCCAATGTGAAGCCCGTCGCTGCCGATGCACAGCGTGTGATCGCCCTGCAGGGCGCCTGGAACGTGCGTACGTTCGCCGGCCTCCAAGGCCGCCACGGCCCGATTCCGGCTGATGCGTTCGTGCGCACGGCCGATCTCGGTCGCTTGACCGATGCTGACCGCGACGCCCTGGCCGCGGCCGGCGTGAAGCTGGACATCGACCTGCGCACCGCCGATGAGGAAGCGCAGTCGCCGGACCTGCTGGCCGGGGATGATCGCTTCGCCTACCAGCGCATCTCGCTGATGGGCACGGAGAAGATGGACCTGCAGAAGATGATGAGCAGCTTCCCCGATTCGCTGGGCGAAGCCTATGTGCAGTGGCTGGGCCACAGCCAGCCGCAGTTCAAGCAGGTGTTCCAGCGCATTGCCGCGCAGCAGGACGGTGCCGTGCTGTTCCATTGCACGGCCGGCAAGGACCGCACCGGCATCATCGCCGGCCTGTTGCTGGACCTGGCGGGCGTGCCGAAGGCCGAGATCGTGCACAACTACGCGATCTCCGCGCACTACCTGGAAGGGCAGCCGAAGGACAGCGTGATGAACGCGCAGATCATGGCGCTGATCAAGCAGAACCCCGAGATCGCACGCAAGATGGCTGGCATGTCCGGTACCGCACCGGACAACATGGAACAGTTCCTGGCCGCGCTGCACAGCCAGTACGGTGGTGCCGAGGGTTACCTGAAGTCGATCGGGGTGAGCGAGCAGGAGATCCAGCAGTTGAAGGTGCGGCTGGGGCAGGCCGGTTGA
- the xth gene encoding exodeoxyribonuclease III codes for MPRRKTLRIATFNVNGIGTRLPQLLDWLHRESPDVVALQELKATDAAFPAAALEEAGYGALWKGEARWNGVALLARGAMPVESRRRLPGEPKDTQSRYLEAAVHGVIVGALYLPNGNPQPGPKFDYKLRWMERLIRHARSLVELPHPALLLGDFNVIPTEADVYDPKAWRRDALFQPEVREAFERLLAQGWTDAVRKVHGDATIYTFWDYFRQHAERDRGLRIDHLLLNPVLAERLKDAGVDRWVRLQEKASDHAPTWVTVRA; via the coding sequence ATGCCCCGCCGCAAAACGCTTCGAATTGCAACGTTCAACGTCAACGGTATCGGCACGCGTCTGCCACAGCTGCTGGACTGGCTGCACAGGGAATCGCCGGACGTGGTTGCCCTGCAGGAACTGAAGGCCACCGACGCCGCGTTTCCCGCTGCGGCATTGGAAGAGGCCGGCTACGGTGCACTCTGGAAGGGTGAGGCGCGCTGGAACGGCGTGGCGCTGCTGGCCCGGGGGGCCATGCCCGTCGAGAGCCGCCGCCGATTGCCGGGCGAACCCAAGGATACGCAGAGTCGCTACCTGGAGGCGGCGGTGCACGGCGTCATCGTGGGTGCCCTCTACCTGCCCAACGGCAACCCGCAGCCCGGGCCGAAGTTCGACTACAAGCTGCGCTGGATGGAACGCCTGATCCGGCATGCACGCAGCCTGGTCGAGCTGCCGCACCCGGCGCTGCTGCTGGGTGATTTCAACGTGATTCCCACAGAAGCCGATGTCTATGATCCCAAGGCGTGGCGGCGCGATGCACTGTTCCAGCCAGAGGTGCGCGAAGCCTTTGAACGACTGCTGGCGCAGGGCTGGACCGATGCGGTGCGGAAGGTGCACGGCGACGCCACGATCTATACCTTCTGGGACTATTTCCGCCAGCATGCCGAGCGCGACCGTGGGCTGCGCATCGATCATCTGCTGTTGAATCCCGTACTGGCGGAACGACTGAAGGATGCTGGCGTCGACCGTTGGGTGCGGCTGCAGGAAAAGGCCAGCGACCACGCGCCGACATGGGTGACGGTGCGTGCGTGA
- a CDS encoding DNA-3-methyladenine glycosylase has protein sequence MPDWLPASLQILPRSFYRRPPVEVAPELLNTLLVRDDGRAGRIVEVEAYAGSVDPAAHSYRGQTPRTASMFGEAGHLYVYFTYGMHWGSNVVCGEVGEGVAVLLRAIEPLVGLERMRELRPAARRDHDLASGPGKLSQAFGLDRSFDGADLVTGNHGIVIASDGVPPPEDPVVGPRIGISRAVDFPWRWHIRDHRHVSIQPRRASAPARKR, from the coding sequence GTGCCGGACTGGTTGCCCGCCTCTCTTCAGATCCTCCCGCGCAGCTTCTACCGGCGCCCGCCCGTCGAAGTCGCGCCCGAGCTGCTCAACACCCTGCTGGTCCGTGACGATGGCCGAGCCGGTCGCATCGTTGAAGTCGAAGCCTACGCAGGCAGTGTTGATCCTGCCGCCCACTCCTATCGCGGGCAGACCCCGCGCACGGCCAGCATGTTCGGCGAGGCCGGGCATCTGTATGTCTACTTCACTTATGGAATGCACTGGGGCAGCAACGTTGTCTGCGGCGAAGTGGGTGAAGGCGTGGCGGTACTGCTGCGGGCCATCGAGCCGCTGGTGGGCCTGGAGCGCATGCGCGAACTGCGTCCCGCCGCGCGCCGCGACCACGATCTGGCCAGCGGACCCGGCAAGCTCTCGCAGGCCTTCGGGCTGGACCGCAGTTTCGACGGCGCTGATCTGGTAACCGGCAACCACGGGATTGTCATCGCCAGCGACGGCGTGCCGCCGCCGGAGGATCCAGTGGTCGGGCCCCGCATCGGCATCAGCCGCGCTGTTGATTTCCCCTGGCGTTGGCACATCCGTGATCACCGTCACGTATCGATCCAGCCACGTCGCGCTTCCGCCCCAGCAAGGAAACGATGA
- a CDS encoding sensor domain-containing diguanylate cyclase yields MDEAERLLEIERLHLLDTPPEPVFDAIVAAARAATGMTMGLISVVAEDRQWFKANIGLEGVSETAREISFCTHAIRQDELFEIPDARQDPRFSTNPLVTGGPRIRHYAGISLGSAHGARIGTLCLLDPMPGVLSPSQRELMVHLARVTTQVLEQRSTLMAQVGQAKALHRELKRSEDFLERTNRAARVGGWEMDLVTNEVRWTRETKQLHGVRSNFEPTLDTALSFYREDSRNIIRAAVQRCIDEGTSWEVQLPMTTADGRAIWTRVVGSRQQIDGHPRLVGAIQDITDERAALDALEASETRYRRLFHYSLGLICTHTLDGTLTSVNPAAVQSLGFEESQMIGRSLCDLMPPEKREGFKAYLARIQANHTDAGVIELIAADGTRHYWAYHNVLDNEASPPYVLGHAQDVTALRTQEQQLREMSFKDPLTQCYNRRYLHRLDELIDERWACVMFDLDHFKHINDTHGHRRGDAVLVEFATFLRSPLDKDETVVRLGGDEFMVVLVAPANGRLSELEHWYQDHAALSPSAFSMGAAINTAGEPVADTIQKADSRLYRTRARVRRERREDPAAR; encoded by the coding sequence ATGGACGAAGCCGAACGACTGCTCGAAATCGAACGACTGCACCTGTTGGATACGCCCCCGGAGCCGGTGTTCGACGCCATCGTCGCCGCCGCCCGCGCCGCAACCGGCATGACCATGGGCCTGATCAGCGTGGTGGCCGAAGACCGCCAGTGGTTCAAGGCCAACATCGGGCTTGAGGGCGTCAGCGAAACGGCCCGCGAAATTTCCTTCTGTACCCATGCCATACGCCAGGACGAGTTGTTCGAGATACCCGATGCGCGCCAGGACCCACGTTTCTCCACCAATCCGCTGGTGACGGGCGGGCCGCGCATCCGCCACTACGCTGGCATCTCACTCGGCTCGGCGCATGGCGCTCGCATAGGAACGCTGTGCCTGCTCGACCCGATGCCCGGCGTCCTGTCTCCTTCGCAACGCGAACTGATGGTGCATCTGGCGCGGGTCACCACCCAGGTACTGGAGCAGCGCAGCACGCTGATGGCGCAGGTGGGCCAGGCCAAGGCCCTGCATCGCGAACTGAAGCGCAGCGAGGACTTCCTGGAGCGCACCAACCGCGCCGCCCGGGTGGGAGGCTGGGAGATGGACCTGGTCACCAACGAAGTGCGCTGGACTCGCGAGACCAAGCAGTTGCACGGCGTGCGCAGCAACTTTGAACCGACGCTTGACACCGCGCTGTCGTTCTATCGCGAAGACAGCCGCAATATCATCCGGGCAGCAGTGCAGCGTTGCATCGACGAAGGCACGTCCTGGGAGGTGCAGCTGCCAATGACCACCGCCGACGGGCGCGCGATCTGGACCCGGGTGGTCGGCAGCCGGCAACAGATCGACGGACATCCGCGCCTGGTCGGGGCGATCCAGGACATCACTGACGAACGAGCCGCGCTGGACGCGCTGGAAGCGAGCGAAACCCGCTACCGGCGGCTGTTCCACTACAGCCTGGGCCTGATCTGCACCCACACGCTGGACGGCACATTGACCTCGGTGAATCCGGCGGCCGTGCAATCGCTGGGTTTCGAGGAAAGCCAGATGATCGGGCGCAGCCTGTGTGACCTGATGCCGCCGGAAAAACGCGAGGGCTTCAAGGCCTACCTCGCTCGGATCCAGGCAAACCACACCGACGCTGGCGTGATCGAGCTGATCGCCGCGGACGGAACGCGCCACTACTGGGCGTATCACAACGTGCTCGACAACGAAGCCAGCCCGCCCTACGTGCTGGGGCATGCTCAGGACGTCACCGCGCTGCGGACGCAGGAGCAGCAGCTGCGCGAAATGTCCTTCAAGGATCCGCTCACGCAGTGCTACAACCGGCGTTACCTGCACCGGCTGGATGAACTGATTGACGAGCGCTGGGCCTGCGTGATGTTCGATCTTGACCATTTCAAGCACATCAACGACACCCATGGCCACCGCCGTGGCGATGCCGTGCTGGTCGAGTTCGCCACCTTCCTGCGCTCGCCGCTGGACAAGGACGAGACCGTGGTACGGCTGGGTGGCGACGAGTTCATGGTAGTGCTGGTCGCGCCAGCGAATGGCCGCCTGAGCGAACTCGAGCACTGGTACCAGGACCACGCCGCGCTTTCGCCCAGCGCGTTCTCGATGGGCGCGGCCATCAACACGGCCGGTGAGCCCGTGGCCGACACCATCCAGAAGGCGGACAGCCGCCTCTACCGGACCCGCGCGCGCGTGCGCCGGGAGCGACGCGAAGACCCTGCCGCGCGTTGA
- a CDS encoding cation diffusion facilitator family transporter encodes MSASTGSRLVIYAALAGNLAIAIAKFIAAGISGSSAMLSEGVHSLVDTLNELLLLYGLRRAGKAPDPVHPFGYGRELYFWSFIVALLVFAAGAGVSAYEGIQHIRRPEPATNHALSYSVLGISILFEGASWWVALREFRRTKGKLGYFEAFRRSKDPSTFTVLLEDSAALLGLGFALIGLVAAQMLDMPVLDGVASLCIAGVLAATAFLLARETKGLLVGEPAHPAVAERIMAVAETDPDLRRANGVTTMQMGPQQVVAMLSAEFEDDRQTPQIEACITRIETAVKREYPELVALFIKPQTPEVYASRRAALAAPPAQE; translated from the coding sequence ATGTCCGCCTCCACCGGCTCCCGCCTCGTCATCTACGCCGCCCTCGCGGGCAACCTGGCCATTGCCATCGCAAAGTTCATTGCTGCCGGCATCTCCGGCAGCTCGGCCATGCTCAGTGAGGGCGTGCATTCGCTGGTCGACACGTTGAATGAACTCCTGCTGCTGTACGGTCTGCGCCGCGCCGGCAAGGCGCCAGACCCCGTGCATCCGTTCGGCTACGGCCGCGAGCTGTACTTCTGGAGCTTCATCGTCGCACTGCTGGTGTTCGCTGCCGGCGCCGGTGTTTCGGCCTACGAGGGCATCCAGCACATCCGTCGGCCAGAGCCGGCTACCAACCACGCGTTGAGCTACAGCGTGCTGGGCATCTCCATCCTGTTCGAGGGGGCGTCATGGTGGGTGGCGCTACGGGAGTTCCGGCGTACCAAGGGCAAACTGGGCTACTTCGAAGCCTTCCGTCGCAGCAAGGACCCGTCCACCTTCACCGTGCTGCTGGAGGATAGCGCCGCCCTGCTGGGCCTGGGTTTCGCACTGATCGGGCTCGTAGCCGCCCAGATGCTGGACATGCCGGTGCTTGATGGTGTGGCGTCACTGTGCATTGCTGGCGTACTGGCCGCAACCGCCTTCCTTCTGGCCCGTGAGACCAAGGGTCTGCTGGTCGGGGAGCCGGCCCACCCGGCCGTAGCCGAGCGGATCATGGCGGTGGCCGAAACGGACCCGGACCTGCGCCGCGCCAATGGGGTGACCACCATGCAGATGGGACCACAGCAGGTCGTGGCCATGCTCAGCGCCGAGTTCGAGGACGATCGGCAGACGCCGCAGATTGAAGCCTGCATCACCCGCATCGAAACCGCAGTAAAACGCGAGTATCCGGAACTGGTGGCACTGTTCATCAAGCCGCAGACGCCCGAGGTCTATGCCTCCCGCCGCGCGGCACTGGCCGCTCCGCCTGCGCAGGAATGA
- a CDS encoding alpha-amylase family glycosyl hydrolase has translation MAVRPLRAIYQVDPYLFRDSQGRGWGTLDGITEKLDYLQWLGISHVWLLPFYCNAGRDGGYDVTDHYRIDPRLGDETAFQRLVDAADARGIGIIVELVMQHTASAHPWFVAAQQGDPAWRRWYLWSDHMPDDGLQPMFPPIEASAWTWDAEAGAFNRHMFYRHEPDLDLAHAPVREELLRVMTFWLQRGVAGFRVDAVPYMVERARHADPRDDGLWLLEAMRATADAQQRGLPLIGEADVRASHYGDFLCHGRRLSHLLDFHLNNHFFLALACGDASEVARVMAEYGPHASPDTRIAWLRNNDELDLEQLEPEEREAVMERFAPERGMRIYGRGIRRRLAPMLEGDIAWQAMAWAALLSLGQVPVIRYGEEIGLGDCLELPERNAVRMPMHWHDGPGAGFTDQPRHAWRAPPADGPYGYRMVNVEAQRATPGSLLLRVRELLQQRNAHPVLQQGPHTLDPPSPALLMLRYGEAPDQALALINFGDEPVEVDVPLRGPLNTLVGHGAELQGHRCYLQGHGYTWLAAEGA, from the coding sequence ATGGCGGTGCGTCCGCTGCGCGCGATCTACCAGGTCGACCCGTATCTGTTCCGCGACAGCCAAGGCCGCGGCTGGGGCACCCTGGATGGCATCACCGAAAAGCTGGACTACCTGCAGTGGCTCGGCATCAGCCATGTGTGGCTGCTGCCGTTCTACTGCAACGCCGGCCGTGATGGCGGCTACGATGTCACCGATCACTACCGCATCGATCCACGCCTGGGCGACGAGACCGCCTTTCAGCGCCTGGTCGATGCGGCCGACGCGCGCGGCATCGGCATCATCGTCGAACTGGTGATGCAGCACACCGCCAGCGCGCACCCGTGGTTCGTCGCCGCGCAGCAGGGTGACCCGGCCTGGCGCCGCTGGTACCTGTGGAGCGACCACATGCCTGACGACGGCCTGCAGCCGATGTTCCCGCCGATCGAGGCCTCGGCCTGGACATGGGATGCCGAGGCCGGCGCGTTCAACCGGCACATGTTCTACCGGCACGAGCCAGACCTCGACCTGGCCCATGCGCCGGTACGCGAGGAACTGCTGCGGGTAATGACCTTCTGGCTGCAGCGCGGCGTGGCCGGCTTCCGCGTGGACGCCGTTCCGTACATGGTCGAGCGTGCTCGCCACGCCGACCCGCGCGACGACGGGCTGTGGCTGCTGGAGGCGATGCGCGCCACGGCAGACGCGCAGCAACGAGGGCTGCCACTGATCGGCGAAGCGGATGTCCGCGCGTCCCATTACGGTGACTTCCTGTGCCACGGGCGGCGGCTTTCGCACCTGCTCGATTTCCACCTCAACAATCACTTCTTCCTGGCACTGGCATGCGGCGATGCCAGCGAAGTGGCCCGGGTCATGGCCGAGTACGGCCCGCACGCGTCGCCGGACACACGCATTGCCTGGCTGCGCAACAATGATGAACTGGACCTTGAGCAGTTGGAGCCGGAGGAGCGCGAAGCGGTGATGGAACGCTTCGCCCCTGAGCGTGGCATGCGCATCTATGGCCGTGGCATCCGCCGCCGGCTGGCACCGATGCTGGAGGGGGACATCGCATGGCAGGCCATGGCCTGGGCGGCGCTGCTGTCGCTGGGCCAGGTGCCAGTGATCCGCTATGGCGAAGAGATCGGCCTCGGTGATTGCCTGGAGCTGCCCGAACGCAATGCCGTGCGGATGCCGATGCACTGGCATGACGGCCCAGGGGCTGGGTTCACCGATCAACCGCGGCATGCCTGGCGCGCGCCACCGGCAGACGGCCCCTACGGTTACCGGATGGTGAATGTCGAGGCGCAACGCGCGACGCCAGGTTCACTACTGCTGCGCGTGCGCGAGCTGCTGCAGCAGCGCAATGCACATCCCGTACTGCAGCAGGGCCCTCACACGCTCGACCCACCCTCACCTGCGCTGCTGATGCTCCGCTACGGCGAGGCACCCGATCAGGCGCTGGCACTGATCAACTTCGGCGACGAGCCGGTCGAGGTGGACGTGCCCCTGCGCGGTCCGCTGAACACGCTGGTGGGCCACGGCGCCGAGCTGCAGGGTCACCGCTGTTACCTGCAGGGCCACGGCTATACGTGGCTGGCTGCCGAAGGTGCCTGA
- a CDS encoding TonB-dependent receptor produces the protein MRHALLHRPLLTLAIAAALPALAHAEDSPSADAEASADAARTVVALDQVMVTAQKRATNLQETPISVSVVDAEALKDRSAISLGSLSDGSIPSLRVTPFATRSSALNIGIRGIGASGDANQPARDAGVGIYVDGVFMGRAQGLGSMLYDVERIEVLKGPQGTLFGRNTEGGAVSIVTKVPTGEFGGSVSAGVSKFSGYNSALHLDLPKVGDVSFKIDAVQAKRGGTTDNPMRGERDFNSYDKRGARLSALWQPSDDFSLLYAFDRSYDATTPYHTQVLVPGAYLSPLQKAGASQDRRDSAILGGPQEDNIGRTSGHLLNLSWVLNDNLELKSISSYRELTQGQFDMGLVDAISAYGGAGTPFGRYSLAQVYQHQYSQEFQLIGNTSQVQFLGGAFYYHETAGDNAQTPNMLVWGPGGNSYTVNPATNPLDLSRVRIDRASKAWTDSLGVFGQATWTPEALQRLHLTAGGRYTRDDKKGSLYIVNGAATNLAFKDRWSRFDPMVNIAYDLGEHAMVYARYSTGFKAGGANSRSTNYTAFGPEEVTAYELGFKSQFWDNRARLNLAVFDSTIAHKQMDFSLPFDPNSGETRTTMVTTNALSDGKSRGAELEFNVMPIDNLTLGLNYAYTKIDAQTATDPFGAGVQVTVQPLLAPKNAGSLSLDYLVPFANFSALKFHVDGNWSDGYYTSEYDQMLTDSSFVVNARVALVDVPVNSTGTTMSFSLWARNLLDEQHLFYKINSAALGQSGIFNDPRTFGLDVAVNF, from the coding sequence ATGCGCCACGCCCTGTTGCACCGCCCGCTGCTCACCCTCGCCATTGCTGCCGCACTGCCGGCGCTGGCCCATGCCGAAGACAGTCCCAGCGCCGACGCCGAGGCATCCGCCGATGCCGCGCGCACCGTGGTCGCCCTTGACCAGGTGATGGTGACTGCGCAGAAACGCGCCACCAACCTGCAGGAGACCCCGATCTCGGTATCGGTGGTCGATGCCGAAGCGCTGAAGGACCGCAGCGCGATTTCGCTGGGCAGCCTGTCCGATGGCTCCATCCCATCACTGCGGGTCACGCCGTTCGCTACCCGCAGTTCTGCGCTGAACATCGGCATCCGTGGCATCGGTGCCTCCGGCGACGCCAACCAACCGGCCCGCGATGCCGGCGTCGGCATCTACGTCGACGGCGTGTTCATGGGCCGCGCGCAGGGCCTGGGCAGCATGCTCTACGACGTGGAGCGCATCGAAGTGCTGAAGGGGCCGCAGGGCACGCTGTTCGGCCGCAATACCGAAGGCGGCGCGGTGAGCATCGTGACCAAGGTGCCGACCGGCGAGTTTGGCGGCAGCGTCAGCGCGGGCGTGTCCAAGTTCAGCGGCTACAACAGTGCGCTGCACCTGGATCTGCCCAAGGTGGGCGATGTCAGCTTCAAGATCGACGCCGTGCAGGCCAAGCGTGGCGGCACCACCGACAACCCGATGCGCGGCGAGCGCGACTTCAACAGTTACGACAAGCGCGGCGCCCGCCTGAGCGCGCTGTGGCAGCCGAGCGATGACTTCTCTTTGTTGTACGCGTTCGATCGCTCCTATGACGCCACCACGCCATATCACACCCAGGTGCTGGTGCCAGGCGCCTACCTCAGCCCCCTGCAGAAGGCCGGCGCCAGCCAGGATCGCCGCGACAGCGCCATCCTCGGTGGACCGCAGGAAGACAACATCGGCCGCACCAGTGGCCATCTGTTGAACCTGTCGTGGGTGTTGAATGACAACCTTGAACTGAAATCGATCAGTTCCTACCGCGAACTCACCCAGGGCCAGTTCGACATGGGCCTGGTCGATGCGATTTCCGCCTATGGTGGGGCAGGGACGCCGTTCGGTCGTTACAGCCTGGCGCAGGTCTACCAGCACCAGTACAGCCAGGAGTTCCAGCTGATCGGCAACACCTCGCAGGTGCAATTCCTCGGCGGTGCGTTCTACTACCACGAAACCGCCGGTGACAATGCGCAGACCCCGAACATGCTGGTGTGGGGGCCGGGCGGCAACAGCTATACGGTGAACCCGGCGACCAATCCGCTGGATCTTTCCCGCGTGCGTATCGACCGCGCCAGCAAGGCATGGACCGACAGCCTGGGTGTATTCGGCCAGGCCACGTGGACGCCGGAAGCACTGCAGCGCCTGCACCTGACTGCCGGCGGCCGCTACACGCGCGATGACAAGAAGGGCAGCCTGTACATCGTCAACGGCGCGGCGACGAATCTCGCCTTCAAGGACCGCTGGAGCCGCTTCGACCCGATGGTCAACATCGCCTACGACCTCGGCGAGCACGCGATGGTCTATGCCAGGTACAGCACCGGCTTCAAGGCCGGCGGTGCCAATTCGCGCTCGACCAACTACACCGCGTTCGGTCCGGAAGAAGTGACGGCCTATGAACTGGGCTTCAAATCGCAGTTCTGGGACAACCGCGCCCGCCTGAACCTGGCCGTGTTCGATTCGACCATCGCGCACAAGCAGATGGATTTCTCGCTGCCGTTCGATCCGAACAGCGGCGAAACCCGCACCACCATGGTCACCACCAACGCATTGAGCGATGGCAAGTCGCGTGGCGCGGAGCTGGAGTTCAACGTGATGCCGATCGACAACCTCACCCTCGGCCTCAACTACGCCTACACGAAGATCGATGCGCAGACCGCGACCGACCCGTTCGGTGCAGGGGTGCAGGTGACCGTGCAGCCGCTGCTGGCACCGAAGAACGCGGGCAGCCTGTCGCTGGACTACCTGGTGCCTTTCGCCAACTTCTCGGCGCTGAAGTTCCATGTGGATGGCAACTGGTCTGATGGCTACTACACCAGCGAGTACGACCAGATGCTGACCGACAGCTCGTTCGTGGTGAACGCGCGGGTGGCGCTGGTGGACGTTCCAGTCAACAGCACCGGCACCACGATGTCGTTCTCGCTGTGGGCGCGCAACCTGCTGGATGAGCAGCACCTGTTCTACAAGATCAACAGCGCGGCGCTGGGCCAGAGCGGCATCTTCAACGACCCGCGCACTTTCGGCCTGGACGTGGCCGTCAATTTCTGA
- a CDS encoding AprI/Inh family metalloprotease inhibitor, with the protein MAAVLARTCLLALCCLVLPALAQDASSGFGQQTTRTDQSTHSSSTEIQNNGSMTTQTTTSGSSQSESRSESKGIDVGFGFHDNNDDWGHDRRRDDRDVRDADLFGSWTLGQENGSYCTIELKNNQWFGGYSAYVPAGCPDGFFSANRWVLSGNQLLLTDSSNTVFGRFRASGGGRWSGYRESDGARLYLNPKGR; encoded by the coding sequence ATGGCCGCCGTGCTCGCCCGTACCTGCCTGCTCGCGCTGTGCTGCCTGGTCCTGCCCGCCCTCGCCCAGGACGCCTCGTCCGGCTTCGGCCAGCAGACCACCCGCACCGACCAATCCACCCATTCGAGCAGCACCGAGATCCAGAACAATGGCTCGATGACCACGCAGACCACCACCAGTGGCAGCTCGCAGTCCGAGTCGCGCAGCGAAAGCAAAGGCATCGACGTAGGCTTCGGCTTCCACGACAACAACGACGACTGGGGCCATGACCGCCGCCGCGATGACCGCGATGTACGCGACGCCGATCTGTTCGGCAGTTGGACGCTGGGCCAGGAAAACGGCAGCTACTGCACCATCGAACTGAAGAACAACCAGTGGTTCGGTGGCTACAGTGCGTACGTACCTGCCGGCTGCCCTGATGGCTTCTTCTCGGCCAACCGGTGGGTGCTGTCCGGAAACCAACTGCTGCTCACCGATTCCAGCAACACTGTATTCGGACGGTTTCGCGCGTCGGGCGGAGGGCGCTGGTCAGGCTATCGTGAGTCGGACGGGGCGCGACTGTATCTGAACCCCAAGGGGCGCTGA